The following coding sequences are from one Rhodobiaceae bacterium window:
- the acsA gene encoding acetyl-coenzyme A synthetase, which produces MNSQQNASPKISGALWSPSPDRVAATAMNRFRLEAEQRLGRSLPDYQALHAWSVTETAAFWDAVWEFCGVVSSEKGARVLGSEAMPGAEFFPDARLNFAENLLRKGDASPALHFNNEGAHKRTVSWSELKASVSQFAQALRTWGVEPGDRVAGYMPNMPETIVAMLATASIGAVWSSCSPDFGAKGVLDRFGQIEPKVLIACDGYRYNGKTLSLEDNLRKITEHLPTLEHVVIVPFVGAAVTGVEKTVLWETACAPFEPGDIVFEQLPFSHPLYIMFSSGTTGAPKCIVHSAGGTLLQQLKEHVLHCDLKEGDTLFYFTTCGWMMWNWLVAGLGVGATLALYDGSPFYPDGNVLFDYADEVGVNVFGTSAKFIDALNKENLSPVETHNLSDLRLILSTGSPLVEEGFDYVYRSIKKDVQLSSISGGTDIVSCFVLGNPVLPVWKGEIQSKGLGMAVEIWDEGGEPLTSGKGELVCTKPFPSMPIGFWNDPEGAKYAAAYFERFPGVWHHGDFAEVTQHGGIIIHGRSDATLNPGGVRIGTAEIYAVVETLSEIREAIAVGQNWQDDVRVVLFVVLADGSALTEDLIATVRSNIRKGASPRHVPAKVIAVADIPRTKSGKITELAVRDIIEGREVKNREALANPEALELYRDLDDLQT; this is translated from the coding sequence ATGAACAGTCAGCAAAACGCATCCCCCAAAATTTCCGGCGCGCTATGGTCACCGAGCCCGGACCGTGTCGCGGCGACAGCGATGAACCGATTTCGTCTCGAAGCCGAACAGCGCCTCGGTCGAAGTCTGCCGGACTATCAGGCGCTCCACGCCTGGTCCGTAACGGAGACAGCGGCTTTTTGGGATGCTGTCTGGGAGTTCTGCGGGGTGGTTTCTTCTGAAAAAGGCGCGCGCGTACTGGGCTCAGAGGCGATGCCAGGAGCTGAATTCTTCCCGGACGCGCGACTAAATTTTGCAGAAAACCTGCTGCGAAAAGGCGATGCCTCACCGGCACTTCATTTCAACAATGAGGGGGCCCACAAACGCACCGTGAGCTGGTCTGAGCTTAAAGCCTCTGTGTCGCAGTTTGCGCAGGCCCTGCGGACCTGGGGCGTAGAGCCCGGTGACCGGGTGGCAGGCTACATGCCAAACATGCCTGAGACGATTGTTGCGATGCTCGCCACCGCAAGCATCGGCGCGGTTTGGTCTTCCTGTTCTCCCGACTTTGGTGCGAAGGGTGTCTTGGACAGGTTCGGACAGATTGAGCCCAAAGTGCTGATTGCGTGTGATGGCTATCGCTACAACGGCAAAACCCTGTCGCTCGAAGACAATCTGCGTAAAATCACGGAACACCTGCCCACGCTCGAGCATGTCGTGATTGTGCCATTCGTCGGTGCTGCTGTAACCGGTGTCGAAAAAACCGTTCTATGGGAGACCGCATGCGCGCCGTTTGAGCCGGGCGATATTGTGTTTGAGCAGCTACCGTTCAGTCATCCCCTCTACATCATGTTTTCCAGCGGCACGACCGGTGCGCCGAAATGTATCGTGCATTCCGCCGGCGGCACGCTTCTTCAGCAGCTGAAGGAGCATGTACTCCATTGCGATCTGAAAGAGGGTGACACGCTTTTCTACTTCACCACCTGCGGCTGGATGATGTGGAACTGGCTCGTTGCGGGGCTAGGTGTCGGGGCAACCCTCGCTCTCTATGACGGATCACCCTTTTATCCTGACGGAAATGTGCTGTTCGACTATGCCGACGAGGTGGGCGTCAATGTCTTTGGCACCTCGGCCAAATTCATTGATGCGCTTAACAAAGAGAACCTGAGCCCTGTGGAGACCCACAATCTGAGCGACTTGCGCCTGATCCTCTCGACGGGGTCCCCTTTGGTGGAGGAAGGGTTCGACTACGTTTATCGGTCAATCAAAAAGGATGTACAGCTCTCTTCCATCTCTGGCGGCACAGACATTGTTTCCTGTTTTGTTTTGGGTAATCCGGTCCTGCCAGTCTGGAAAGGAGAAATTCAGTCCAAGGGCCTGGGCATGGCCGTGGAGATTTGGGACGAAGGCGGTGAGCCGCTGACGAGCGGCAAGGGTGAACTGGTCTGCACGAAACCTTTTCCCAGCATGCCCATTGGATTCTGGAACGATCCGGAAGGCGCCAAATATGCCGCCGCCTATTTCGAACGTTTTCCCGGCGTTTGGCATCACGGCGACTTTGCAGAAGTGACGCAACATGGCGGGATTATTATCCATGGTCGATCTGACGCGACACTCAATCCCGGCGGGGTGCGGATCGGGACCGCTGAAATCTACGCCGTGGTTGAGACACTGTCAGAAATTCGCGAGGCGATCGCGGTTGGCCAGAACTGGCAGGATGATGTGCGTGTTGTTCTGTTTGTCGTCCTCGCTGATGGTTCAGCGCTGACAGAGGATTTGATCGCAACCGTCCGGTCGAATATTCGCAAAGGCGCGAGCCCTCGTCATGTTCCTGCAAAAGTCATCGCGGTCGCCGACATCCCTCGGACCAAGTCGGGCAAGATCACAGAGTTGGCGGTCCGCGACATCATCGAAGGCCGTGAGGTGAAGAACCGCGAGGCGCTGGCAAACCCTGAAGCTCTCGAGCTGTACAGAGATTTGGACGACCTGCAGACCTAA
- the pdhS gene encoding cell-division control histidine kinase PdhS gives MSAASSLSIEDLVGSPDPAWLWDVARRRIAWGNPAAVAFWGEDSLLDLIELDFDPDDPATLKLDRLATGFDEGAPLTAKLELHLATENRWTVCTCYPSALDDGRPGLLLIVRSDTSEQLAGFSRFGEMVQEAPLPMVLFGTDGLLLHQNIEAERIFGTRLRQGGLAALLPSDDDALPLIARAVRNGTVSKSLHLKTRHGDRPHRITLRRVHDPDTDSQALLGLFRDIGDRRVLEKAADADRTKMQAMLDLVSDFQWRLDKDLTFTRMSPGVHAATGMRADALIGKKWSDVVQSFGLGPSADLTVALSSNAPWRDEDLLWPSADGDVIHLLLSALPLHDSHGSFAGWNGVARVVTSADHVDTHSAEMVAPMAQTSDPDTLLSSVTDGVLMLDDAGQVIRANAEAEQILGTPQGDLLELAFRTPDQPRVRDYIASLKETGFATAYDNGLEVITRGEPGRCLLLVIQPLGSDYAGAAFTAALRDITPAKQVEAELRDALSKATSANTQKSDFLASVAHELRTPLNAIIGFSEIMRDEHYGSLGHEKYLTYAGDIHDSGELLLSLINDLLDLSKVEAGKFEPEFEQVDIASIVDQCVNMVKPSAADERISIRAQIDEHLPGLVADKRSLTQILLNLLSNAVKFTRPGGQVGVVSSLSKDGDLVITVQDTGIGMSDEDLSRAFAPFGQARSAVIHGKKGTGLGLPLAKALTEANRGALSIVSSPGDGTIVELTFPSTQVLQD, from the coding sequence GTGAGCGCCGCGTCCAGTTTGAGTATTGAAGATCTTGTGGGTTCTCCCGATCCCGCCTGGCTTTGGGACGTCGCACGCCGCCGCATCGCATGGGGCAATCCGGCTGCCGTCGCCTTCTGGGGCGAAGACAGCCTGCTGGATCTGATTGAGCTGGACTTCGATCCGGACGATCCAGCCACTTTGAAGCTCGACAGGCTGGCCACTGGCTTTGATGAGGGCGCGCCCCTTACAGCCAAGCTCGAATTGCACCTTGCCACCGAAAACCGATGGACTGTTTGCACCTGTTACCCCTCCGCTCTGGATGATGGTCGGCCGGGACTTCTCCTTATTGTCCGGTCGGATACGTCTGAACAGCTCGCCGGGTTTTCTCGCTTTGGTGAAATGGTTCAGGAAGCGCCGCTGCCCATGGTTCTCTTCGGTACGGATGGGTTGCTCCTGCATCAAAACATTGAAGCCGAGCGTATTTTCGGGACCCGGCTGCGACAAGGAGGCCTTGCGGCATTGCTTCCCTCCGACGACGATGCTTTGCCGCTCATTGCGCGCGCTGTGCGCAATGGGACCGTTAGCAAGTCTCTGCACCTAAAGACCCGTCACGGAGACCGACCCCACCGCATCACTCTGCGGCGGGTGCACGACCCAGATACAGACAGCCAAGCGCTCCTTGGTCTCTTTAGGGATATTGGCGACCGGCGCGTATTGGAGAAGGCAGCAGACGCCGATCGGACGAAGATGCAGGCCATGCTCGACCTTGTTAGCGATTTCCAATGGCGGCTTGATAAAGACCTGACCTTCACGCGCATGAGCCCCGGCGTGCATGCCGCCACTGGCATGCGGGCCGACGCTCTTATCGGCAAAAAATGGTCTGATGTGGTGCAGAGCTTCGGTCTTGGACCGAGCGCTGATTTAACAGTAGCCCTGTCCTCAAACGCTCCCTGGCGGGATGAAGACCTCCTGTGGCCCAGCGCTGATGGAGATGTGATCCACCTGTTGCTCAGCGCCCTTCCCTTGCACGACAGCCACGGAAGTTTCGCTGGATGGAATGGTGTCGCGCGGGTCGTCACGTCCGCTGACCATGTTGATACGCATTCTGCAGAGATGGTTGCGCCGATGGCTCAAACGTCCGATCCAGATACGCTGCTCAGCTCAGTCACCGACGGCGTTCTGATGCTAGATGATGCCGGTCAGGTCATTCGCGCTAACGCGGAAGCAGAACAGATCCTTGGCACCCCACAAGGCGACCTTCTGGAACTCGCCTTTCGTACGCCGGATCAGCCTCGGGTGCGCGACTATATCGCAAGCCTTAAAGAAACGGGCTTCGCAACAGCCTATGATAACGGCTTAGAGGTCATCACACGCGGCGAGCCTGGTCGGTGTTTGCTGTTGGTTATCCAGCCCCTTGGCAGCGATTATGCTGGCGCTGCATTTACAGCCGCCCTCAGAGACATTACGCCCGCCAAACAGGTGGAGGCAGAGCTGCGTGATGCGCTCTCAAAGGCGACATCGGCCAACACACAGAAGTCTGATTTCCTTGCCTCAGTTGCCCACGAGCTGCGTACGCCACTCAATGCGATCATCGGTTTTTCCGAAATTATGCGCGATGAACATTACGGGTCTTTAGGGCATGAGAAATATCTCACCTATGCGGGTGATATTCACGACAGTGGCGAGCTGCTGCTCAGTCTCATCAACGATCTGCTGGATCTCTCCAAAGTCGAAGCAGGAAAATTTGAGCCAGAGTTTGAACAGGTAGACATTGCGAGCATTGTGGATCAGTGCGTCAATATGGTGAAGCCGAGCGCTGCGGATGAGCGCATTTCCATTCGCGCGCAGATTGATGAGCATCTGCCGGGCCTCGTCGCTGATAAGCGCAGCCTGACCCAAATTCTGCTCAACCTCTTGTCCAACGCGGTCAAGTTCACGCGCCCCGGAGGCCAAGTGGGTGTGGTGTCGTCCCTGTCGAAGGATGGCGACCTTGTTATCACGGTCCAGGATACCGGCATTGGCATGTCGGACGAAGACCTGTCGCGCGCCTTTGCCCCCTTCGGCCAGGCCCGCAGCGCTGTCATTCACGGCAAAAAAGGGACGGGACTCGGGCTTCCGCTCGCCAAAGCGCTGACGGAAGCTAACAGAGGTGCGCTGTCCATCGTTTCCTCGCCGGGTGATGGGACGATCGTTGAGCTCACCTTTCCTTCAACACAAGTGTTGCAGGATTAG